One segment of Thermococcus sp. AM4 DNA contains the following:
- a CDS encoding glucose-1-phosphate thymidylyltransferase, whose product MKALILSGGHGTRLRPLTYSQQKQLIPVANKPVLFYAIEDVIEAGIHEIGIIVGPNAEQVKETVMSKEWDAEIEFIYQGEPKGLAHAILVARDFLGDEDFVMYLGDNILKEGIIKHKEHFEKNNYDASILLTEVPDPRQFGVAELSEDGKTIKRLVEKPKNPPSNLALVGIYFFKPVIHEAVRNIKPSWRNELEITDAIQWLIDHGYRVGWTKVTGWWKDTGKPEDLLDANRLILDDLKPDVRVQTKARIHGRVAIDEGSEIDGNTVIKGPVIIGRNVVIRNSYIGPYTSIGDNVVIENTEIEDSIILPDSEIRDAGRIVESLIGRGVKILKGNSYPSGKKLVVGDNSRIIL is encoded by the coding sequence ATGAAAGCTCTAATCCTTTCCGGCGGTCATGGAACGAGGCTCAGGCCCCTTACATACTCCCAGCAGAAGCAGTTGATTCCAGTTGCAAACAAACCGGTCCTGTTCTACGCGATAGAGGATGTTATTGAGGCAGGGATTCATGAAATTGGCATAATAGTTGGCCCAAACGCCGAGCAGGTAAAAGAGACCGTCATGAGCAAGGAGTGGGACGCGGAGATAGAGTTCATATACCAGGGAGAACCAAAGGGTCTGGCGCACGCAATACTTGTTGCGAGGGATTTTCTGGGTGATGAGGACTTCGTCATGTACCTAGGCGACAACATTCTCAAAGAGGGCATCATCAAACACAAGGAACACTTTGAAAAAAACAACTACGATGCAAGCATACTCCTCACAGAGGTCCCAGACCCGAGACAGTTCGGTGTCGCGGAGCTTAGCGAGGACGGGAAGACCATCAAGAGACTCGTTGAGAAGCCAAAGAATCCACCAAGTAACCTCGCCTTGGTCGGGATATACTTCTTCAAGCCTGTAATCCATGAGGCAGTCCGGAACATAAAACCATCATGGAGGAACGAGCTGGAGATTACCGACGCCATCCAGTGGCTCATCGACCACGGCTACAGGGTAGGATGGACCAAGGTTACAGGCTGGTGGAAGGACACCGGAAAACCTGAGGATTTACTCGACGCGAACAGACTAATCCTCGATGACCTCAAGCCAGACGTACGGGTTCAGACGAAGGCGAGGATACACGGGAGAGTTGCCATAGATGAAGGAAGCGAGATAGACGGGAACACTGTCATAAAGGGCCCAGTAATAATCGGAAGAAACGTCGTGATTAGGAACTCCTATATAGGACCCTATACGAGCATTGGCGACAACGTCGTCATCGAGAACACTGAAATAGAGGACTCGATAATCCTTCCGGATTCGGAGATTAGAGACGCAGGGAGAATCGTTGAGAGCCTGATTGGGAGGGGGGTTAAAATACTGAAAGGCAATTCATATCCTTCAGGTAAAAAGCTCGTCGTCGGTGATAACTCTAGGATAATCCTGTGA
- the rfbB gene encoding dTDP-glucose 4,6-dehydratase gives MKLLVTGGMGFIGSNFIRYVLEKHPDWEVINLDKLGYGSNPANLKDIEEDPRYTFVKGDISDFELMKELVKQVDAVVNFAAESHVDRSISSPDHFLKSNVIGVYTILEAIRKESPEVRLVHISTDEVYGDILKGSFREEDALMPSSPYSATKAAADSFVLGWARTYKLNASITRCTNNYGPYQFPEKLIPKTIIRASMELKVPIYGTGQNVRDWIYVEDHVRAVERVLLEGEPREVYNVSAGEEKTNLEVVKTILKLLGKDESLIEFVEDRPGHDLRYSLDSWKITRDLKWRPRYSFEEGIKLTVEWYLKNEDWWRPLVNEKVLHPTPWKLGW, from the coding sequence ATGAAACTCCTTGTAACGGGAGGAATGGGCTTCATAGGGAGCAATTTTATCCGCTATGTCCTTGAGAAGCACCCCGACTGGGAGGTAATCAACCTCGACAAGCTTGGCTACGGATCAAATCCTGCCAATCTAAAGGACATTGAAGAAGACCCGCGCTACACCTTCGTGAAGGGCGACATATCGGACTTCGAACTCATGAAGGAACTCGTAAAGCAGGTTGACGCGGTTGTAAACTTCGCGGCCGAGAGCCATGTAGACAGGAGTATCTCAAGTCCGGATCACTTCCTGAAGAGCAACGTTATCGGAGTTTACACAATCCTGGAGGCGATACGAAAGGAGAGCCCGGAGGTAAGGCTCGTCCACATAAGCACCGACGAGGTCTACGGGGACATCTTAAAAGGCTCGTTCAGGGAAGAAGACGCCCTGATGCCTTCATCTCCGTACTCCGCCACCAAAGCGGCCGCCGATTCCTTCGTCTTAGGATGGGCGAGAACTTACAAGCTCAACGCCTCAATAACGAGATGCACAAACAACTACGGCCCATACCAGTTCCCGGAAAAGCTCATACCCAAGACGATAATAAGGGCTAGCATGGAGCTTAAGGTTCCGATTTACGGCACCGGCCAGAACGTCAGGGACTGGATCTACGTTGAGGACCACGTGAGGGCCGTCGAGAGGGTTCTGCTGGAGGGCGAGCCGAGGGAGGTCTACAACGTCTCTGCCGGCGAGGAGAAGACGAACCTTGAAGTCGTCAAGACGATTCTCAAACTCCTCGGAAAGGACGAGTCGCTGATAGAGTTCGTCGAGGACAGACCTGGACACGACCTAAGGTATTCGCTCGACTCCTGGAAGATAACGAGGGATTTGAAGTGGCGTCCGAGGTACAGCTTCGAGGAGGGCATAAAGCTGACCGTCGAGTGGTATCTGAAGAACGAGGACTGGTGGAGACCGCTGGTGAACGAGAAGGTCCTCCACCCAACGCCGTGGAAGCTGGGGTGGTGA
- the rfbC gene encoding dTDP-4-dehydrorhamnose 3,5-epimerase, translating to MPFEFKRLEIPDVILIKPKVFGDERGFFMETYKKPDFESAGIKGEFVQDNHSRSRYGVLRGLHFQREPYAQAKIVRVVRGVIYDVAVDLRKNSPTFGKWVGVILSEFNKWQLYIPRGFAHGFLVLSDVADVIYKVDNVYAPDYEGGIIWNDPELDIDWPVDEPIVSEKDRKLPTLREAIERGWVF from the coding sequence GTGCCCTTCGAGTTCAAGAGACTTGAGATTCCAGACGTGATTCTTATCAAGCCGAAGGTCTTCGGTGACGAGAGGGGCTTCTTTATGGAGACCTACAAGAAGCCCGACTTCGAGAGCGCTGGGATAAAGGGGGAATTCGTCCAGGACAACCACTCTCGCTCACGCTACGGTGTGTTAAGGGGTCTGCACTTCCAGCGCGAGCCCTACGCCCAGGCGAAGATTGTTCGTGTTGTCAGGGGGGTTATCTACGACGTGGCCGTTGACCTGAGGAAGAACTCGCCGACGTTCGGAAAGTGGGTTGGAGTCATCCTCTCGGAGTTCAACAAGTGGCAGCTCTACATTCCAAGGGGCTTCGCCCATGGCTTTCTCGTGCTGAGCGATGTTGCAGATGTGATCTACAAGGTGGACAACGTATACGCCCCCGACTATGAGGGTGGTATTATCTGGAACGACCCCGAGCTGGACATAGATTGGCCGGTTGACGAGCCGATAGTTTCGGAGAAGGACAGGAAGTTGCCGACGCTGAGGGAGGCCATCGAGAGGGGCTGGGTGTTCTGA
- the rfbD gene encoding dTDP-4-dehydrorhamnose reductase — MKVAIIGANGQLGTDLVKVLRKEPGFEVVPLTHGDLDVTVSETLGILRKVKPNVIINTAAYVRVDDAEIYPEKAFAVNAIGALNVAKIAEKIGAINVYISTDYVFDGEKGVPYTEEDVPNPINVYGTSKLAGEIFTRNYSRRHYIIRVASLYGKAGASGKGGNFVNWVIEKAKRGEKLRIVNDQVMSPTHTLDVARTLKEFLKLQPEFGVYHMVNEGYCSWYEFTKAIFEILGWNVEIEPIKSNELNRLAKRPSFSALENRRLHELGLKMPDWREGLREYLKETNLL, encoded by the coding sequence ATGAAAGTAGCAATCATTGGGGCAAACGGCCAGCTTGGAACCGATCTGGTGAAGGTCCTCCGGAAGGAGCCGGGATTTGAGGTCGTTCCGCTGACACACGGGGATTTGGACGTGACTGTTTCGGAGACCCTCGGAATCCTCAGAAAGGTGAAGCCGAACGTCATAATCAACACGGCTGCCTACGTCCGCGTTGATGACGCCGAGATTTATCCGGAGAAAGCCTTTGCAGTCAACGCGATAGGCGCGCTCAACGTCGCGAAGATTGCGGAGAAAATTGGAGCAATCAACGTCTACATCAGCACGGATTACGTCTTTGACGGAGAGAAAGGGGTGCCCTACACCGAGGAAGACGTCCCAAACCCGATAAACGTCTACGGAACGAGCAAGCTCGCCGGCGAGATTTTCACGAGGAACTACTCACGCAGACACTACATCATCCGGGTCGCAAGCCTCTACGGGAAGGCCGGCGCGAGTGGAAAGGGGGGAAACTTTGTGAACTGGGTCATTGAGAAGGCAAAACGCGGTGAGAAACTCAGGATAGTGAACGATCAGGTTATGAGCCCCACTCACACCCTCGATGTGGCCAGAACACTGAAGGAGTTCCTCAAGCTCCAGCCGGAGTTCGGAGTTTACCATATGGTCAACGAAGGCTACTGCTCATGGTACGAGTTCACTAAAGCGATATTTGAAATCCTCGGCTGGAACGTTGAGATAGAGCCGATAAAGTCGAACGAGCTGAACAGGCTGGCGAAAAGACCAAGCTTCTCGGCGCTGGAGAACAGAAGGCTCCACGAACTCGGCCTGAAGATGCCGGACTGGAGGGAGGGGCTGAGGGAGTATTTAAAAGAGACAAATCTCCTCTAA
- a CDS encoding flippase has protein sequence MDEVNQALHRIARGTGIIFVGTVISMVLGFASRTLLARYFSTSQYGVFNLALTIFSITLTLVTLGFPTALPREIGFYRKKNSSKIKNIISTSLVIVITSSLFGALFLAIASGHIAEVFQEPRLNSSLKILALALPFSALTGVLIAISQGFGRVREKVYFQNIFYPTLWLTLVLIVIIFNLPFMALFYCYLLAQTIRTILLEYELHRLKLFKLKPLFDKYIAKKLLAFSIPLMISGILWTVMNWTDTIMVGYYLGSNSVGIYNAATPIARLIPLFLDSAAFLYPPLISSLYAQGKIKDIKRIYQILTKWVFTLTLPMFMFIFVFPETTIRFFFGTKYLQAAVVLRILAFGFMIHVLFGLNGSTLLVIGDTKYIMGNNLVLFFLNILLNYILIPVHGIEGAAMATAVSYSFGNILGSLRLYLKTRIHPFSLNYIKSLIISILIIKITDIALSPVPNMLQAIVISIVVVSAYFSLIIIIGGIDNEDIEILVALEQKLGINLETVRKILKQFVSSEK, from the coding sequence ATGGATGAAGTGAATCAGGCGCTCCACAGAATCGCAAGGGGGACCGGGATAATCTTTGTGGGCACAGTTATCTCAATGGTACTTGGGTTTGCAAGCAGAACACTTTTAGCAAGATATTTTTCAACGTCCCAATATGGTGTGTTCAATCTTGCACTAACCATATTTAGCATAACCTTAACCCTAGTCACACTAGGATTTCCAACTGCATTGCCAAGGGAAATCGGGTTCTACAGGAAAAAAAACTCAAGCAAAATAAAAAACATAATATCAACATCACTTGTCATTGTCATCACAAGTAGCTTGTTCGGTGCTTTATTTCTGGCCATAGCATCAGGGCACATTGCTGAAGTGTTTCAAGAGCCCCGCCTTAACTCGAGCCTGAAGATATTGGCACTCGCTCTGCCATTTTCCGCTTTGACTGGCGTACTGATTGCAATCTCCCAGGGGTTTGGCAGAGTAAGGGAGAAGGTGTACTTCCAGAACATATTCTATCCAACACTGTGGCTAACGTTGGTTCTGATTGTTATTATATTTAATCTACCGTTTATGGCATTGTTTTATTGTTATTTACTAGCTCAGACTATAAGGACTATCCTACTTGAATATGAACTTCATAGGCTAAAACTTTTTAAGTTAAAGCCATTATTCGATAAATATATAGCAAAAAAATTGTTGGCATTCTCCATCCCACTTATGATATCTGGAATTCTGTGGACAGTAATGAACTGGACAGATACGATAATGGTCGGATACTACCTTGGATCAAATAGTGTAGGTATATACAATGCAGCAACCCCCATAGCGCGACTTATCCCACTATTTCTGGATTCTGCGGCTTTCCTTTATCCCCCTCTTATTAGCAGTCTATATGCTCAAGGAAAGATTAAAGATATAAAAAGGATATATCAAATCTTAACAAAATGGGTATTTACCTTGACTCTCCCAATGTTTATGTTTATATTTGTATTCCCCGAAACAACAATAAGATTCTTTTTCGGGACTAAATATCTTCAGGCCGCTGTTGTCCTTAGGATATTAGCCTTTGGATTTATGATCCATGTGCTTTTTGGATTAAATGGTTCAACTTTATTAGTTATTGGAGATACTAAGTATATCATGGGCAATAATCTCGTGTTGTTCTTTTTGAATATATTATTGAACTACATATTAATTCCTGTCCACGGAATAGAAGGAGCAGCAATGGCCACTGCAGTTTCATACTCCTTTGGGAATATATTGGGTTCACTTCGACTGTACCTAAAAACAAGAATACACCCATTTAGCTTAAATTACATAAAATCTCTTATCATTAGTATTTTGATCATAAAAATTACGGATATAGCTTTATCCCCTGTACCTAACATGTTACAGGCAATAGTTATCTCCATTGTAGTTGTAAGTGCATACTTTAGTTTAATTATTATCATCGGGGGTATTGATAACGAAGATATCGAAATTTTAGTAGCACTAGAACAAAAACTAGGAATAAATCTAGAGACAGTGAGAAAGATATTAAAACAATTTGTATCATCAGAAAAGTAA
- a CDS encoding glycosyltransferase family 2 protein has translation MGRPKISIILPTYNRGYIIGRTIRSVLDQTFKDFELIIIDDGSTDNTKNIVEIYKEKDNRIRYIRHKRNLGANAARNTGIKKSRGEYIAFIDSDTIWKPQKLEIQIKIADNTKENFVIYSRTIRKYTKKTVIVPEDVNQGKKEGQLLDKILVLNFIDMSSILVKKNMIKNSGLFDEKLPRLQDWDILIRLAEKYNFVYIPQTLVISYVLSDSISVDYCKLLKAEMHLLKKYYPLFKQDKRAIAQRYYEIVLSSLKCKRMIQTNHLRGFIKYLPHLDRSLVRSAFILKEILHNRATIKNSEIREDPLF, from the coding sequence ATGGGTCGTCCAAAAATCTCTATAATACTACCAACGTACAATAGGGGATACATAATAGGTAGGACCATTAGAAGCGTACTTGACCAAACATTTAAAGATTTTGAATTAATAATAATAGATGATGGCTCAACAGATAATACTAAAAATATCGTTGAGATCTACAAAGAAAAAGACAACAGAATACGATACATACGACATAAAAGAAATCTCGGAGCAAATGCTGCAAGGAATACTGGAATAAAGAAGTCTCGCGGGGAATATATTGCGTTTATTGATAGTGACACAATTTGGAAACCCCAAAAGCTTGAAATCCAAATTAAAATAGCAGATAATACTAAAGAAAACTTTGTGATATACTCTAGAACAATAAGAAAATATACTAAAAAAACAGTAATTGTACCTGAGGATGTTAATCAAGGAAAAAAAGAGGGTCAATTATTGGACAAAATTTTAGTTTTAAATTTCATCGATATGTCTTCAATATTAGTAAAAAAAAATATGATAAAAAACTCAGGACTTTTTGATGAAAAACTACCTAGATTACAAGATTGGGATATACTAATTAGACTAGCTGAAAAATACAACTTCGTATATATTCCTCAAACATTAGTAATATCTTATGTTCTTAGTGATAGCATATCTGTTGATTACTGTAAACTACTAAAGGCAGAAATGCACCTATTAAAGAAATATTACCCTTTATTTAAGCAAGATAAACGCGCTATTGCTCAGAGATACTATGAGATAGTTTTGTCCTCACTAAAATGCAAAAGAATGATACAAACTAATCACTTAAGGGGATTTATAAAGTATTTACCACATCTAGACCGTAGTCTAGTTAGATCAGCATTTATTCTCAAAGAAATACTCCACAACAGAGCTACAATCAAAAATTCTGAAATTAGAGAAGACCCTCTCTTTTAA
- a CDS encoding glycosyltransferase family 4 protein has protein sequence MLKVTIITPDVSHNCIGRAWVLASILNKSYDVEIVGPRFGNSVWPPLLDMDINIPIKSVGVNKIGYSFPLFYKEIIPLIEGDIVYVSKLHLSSLIPALIANSKLNIPYLVDVDDWELGFVINMLKNKSLLQKPLYYISSSLLWARFSSYWQFYLPDRFAGMFNVPITVSNSFLKRKFGGTIIWHTRDEEKFDPALYDQFESRRKFGIPEDKKVILFFGTPRPYKGVENLILALSMLHRKDSVLVIAGLGEDPYSRFIATLGKEKLGDSFIGLGYIPLSKAPEVVSIADVYVVPQHDSPATLGQMPAKVFDAMAMAKPIVATRVSDLPYVLAGVGRLIYPGDLKGLANEIEFLLDNECYSRKLGIKARRRFVKEFGLSAMSEKMKKLFKREGLL, from the coding sequence ATGTTGAAAGTCACGATAATAACTCCCGATGTATCTCACAATTGTATCGGAAGAGCTTGGGTTTTAGCTTCTATCCTTAATAAAAGTTATGATGTTGAGATTGTTGGTCCAAGATTTGGGAACTCTGTTTGGCCCCCCTTGCTGGACATGGATATAAACATTCCAATTAAATCCGTTGGAGTGAATAAGATCGGATATTCATTTCCTTTATTTTATAAAGAGATTATCCCTTTAATTGAAGGAGATATTGTTTATGTCAGTAAATTGCATCTATCTAGTCTTATCCCGGCACTTATTGCTAACTCTAAATTGAATATACCATATCTTGTGGATGTGGATGATTGGGAGTTGGGATTTGTTATAAACATGTTGAAAAATAAATCTTTATTACAAAAACCTTTATATTATATCTCATCTTCATTGCTCTGGGCACGTTTTTCATCTTATTGGCAGTTTTATCTTCCGGATAGATTTGCAGGTATGTTTAATGTACCAATTACCGTGTCGAACTCATTTCTTAAGAGAAAGTTTGGTGGAACCATTATATGGCATACACGAGATGAAGAGAAATTTGATCCTGCTCTCTACGATCAGTTTGAATCAAGGAGAAAGTTTGGGATTCCAGAAGATAAAAAAGTAATTTTGTTTTTTGGAACCCCCCGGCCATATAAAGGTGTTGAAAATCTAATACTAGCACTCTCAATGTTACACCGCAAAGATAGTGTGCTTGTGATTGCTGGATTGGGGGAGGATCCTTACTCCCGTTTCATTGCTACATTGGGGAAAGAAAAACTTGGAGATTCTTTTATTGGATTGGGCTACATTCCCTTGTCAAAAGCTCCGGAGGTTGTTTCGATTGCTGATGTTTATGTTGTGCCTCAGCATGACTCTCCAGCTACACTTGGCCAGATGCCTGCAAAAGTTTTCGATGCAATGGCTATGGCCAAACCTATAGTTGCTACTAGAGTTTCGGACTTGCCATATGTTTTGGCTGGTGTAGGGAGGTTGATCTATCCTGGAGACTTAAAGGGGCTTGCAAATGAGATAGAATTTCTTTTAGATAATGAGTGCTATTCTAGGAAATTGGGAATTAAAGCTCGGCGTAGGTTTGTTAAAGAGTTTGGACTAAGTGCCATGAGTGAGAAAATGAAAAAGCTATTTAAAAGAGAGGGTCTTCTCTAA
- a CDS encoding glycosyltransferase family 2 protein: MFPRVSIIILNWNGWMDTVECLESVYRIDYPSYDVIVVDNASQDESIEEIKEYAQGKLKVKSKFFDYNPKNKPIKVFELDEEEALKGKFNRPLYEKYDPDRRIILIKNRDNYGYAGGNNVGIKFALGVLNPKYVLILNPDTVVDPFMVRGLVGTAEKDKKAGILGPAVLYYDYNGRIDVVDFVGAFLIPWKGKEIRLGYRRPYSSLPKSPREVDKIEGSCMLVSKEVFHNIGLFDENFFCYWEETDLCIRAKKMGFTILVVPTAKIWHKISTSTGGYLGDFFTYHFYRNKFWFLRKNYPKSAFVAHVVYVILYEAPFKFAQLVLKHRKPKTFLKYLKALRDGLFKLTLSPI; this comes from the coding sequence ATGTTTCCTCGTGTTTCAATCATTATCCTCAACTGGAACGGCTGGATGGATACTGTGGAATGCCTGGAGTCAGTATACAGGATAGATTATCCCAGCTACGACGTCATCGTCGTCGACAACGCTTCTCAGGACGAATCCATTGAAGAAATCAAAGAATATGCCCAGGGAAAACTAAAAGTCAAATCAAAATTCTTCGACTACAACCCCAAAAACAAGCCGATAAAGGTATTCGAGCTCGATGAAGAGGAAGCCTTAAAGGGAAAGTTCAACAGGCCCCTCTACGAAAAGTATGACCCCGACAGACGGATAATTCTGATTAAAAACAGGGACAACTACGGTTATGCCGGCGGGAACAACGTGGGCATAAAGTTCGCACTGGGCGTTCTCAACCCGAAGTACGTCCTGATACTGAACCCCGATACCGTAGTTGACCCATTTATGGTCAGAGGGCTGGTTGGCACGGCTGAAAAGGATAAAAAGGCGGGAATACTCGGGCCTGCGGTACTGTACTACGACTACAACGGGAGGATCGATGTTGTGGACTTTGTCGGGGCGTTTCTAATTCCCTGGAAGGGGAAGGAAATAAGGCTTGGTTACCGCCGGCCGTACAGCTCGCTCCCAAAATCTCCTCGGGAAGTTGACAAAATAGAGGGTTCATGCATGCTTGTGAGTAAGGAGGTGTTTCATAATATAGGTCTTTTCGATGAAAACTTCTTCTGCTACTGGGAGGAGACTGACCTATGCATACGAGCCAAAAAGATGGGTTTCACCATTTTGGTTGTACCTACAGCGAAGATATGGCACAAGATAAGCACTTCAACCGGCGGCTATCTCGGGGATTTCTTTACTTACCACTTCTACCGGAACAAGTTCTGGTTTTTAAGAAAAAACTACCCTAAGAGTGCATTTGTCGCCCACGTAGTTTACGTCATACTCTACGAAGCTCCCTTCAAGTTTGCTCAGCTGGTGCTAAAGCACAGAAAGCCAAAAACCTTTTTGAAGTATCTCAAAGCCCTTAGGGATGGTCTATTTAAATTAACTCTTTCTCCCATCTAA
- a CDS encoding glycosyltransferase family 4 protein codes for MKRITIIYPWGDPLKEGSGSSARTKGIIRLLVNLSKEFNVTIEGVGIKSYSNGPIVQLGCIPGKFGLLLDFNPWYFLRRVQKREDVLIISGPLGIFGALVGRFLSRKLIKIVYDAHNVEKERMKLGAFSTKTSLLRIITRIILTISEFLAVKYADCIIAISHRDKRLFREEYGAPLERIRVVYPAIEPVPLSPERHSGVLFHGSFKYVPNREALEALLKISEKLPWVEFYIAGSGMFKGKMDNVMFLGFVENLNEFFKLGDLAVAPLKRGAGVKLKIVDYLSRGIPVVTTSIGAQGLELTNEKNAVVVDDLEEMARRVEFLFENPKYKRKIGLLGRRHVERLLSREQAGKNLMDCIRWEKELI; via the coding sequence TTGAAGAGGATAACAATAATCTACCCGTGGGGGGATCCTCTGAAAGAGGGTTCTGGAAGTTCTGCACGAACTAAAGGGATTATCCGGCTGTTGGTAAATCTAAGTAAGGAGTTTAACGTTACTATTGAGGGGGTTGGGATAAAAAGTTATAGTAATGGGCCTATAGTTCAGCTTGGGTGCATTCCTGGAAAGTTTGGTCTCCTGCTTGACTTTAACCCTTGGTATTTTCTCAGAAGGGTACAAAAAAGAGAGGATGTGCTCATCATTAGTGGTCCACTTGGGATTTTCGGGGCCTTGGTAGGTAGGTTTCTATCCAGAAAGCTTATCAAAATTGTCTACGATGCACATAACGTCGAGAAAGAGCGCATGAAATTGGGTGCCTTTTCAACAAAAACATCTCTCCTGAGAATTATTACTCGCATCATACTGACCATATCGGAGTTTTTAGCAGTTAAGTATGCTGACTGCATCATTGCCATAAGTCACAGGGACAAAAGGCTCTTCCGGGAGGAATATGGGGCACCGTTGGAGAGGATAAGGGTCGTTTATCCTGCTATTGAGCCAGTTCCCTTAAGCCCCGAGAGACACTCAGGCGTGCTTTTCCATGGTAGTTTCAAATACGTCCCTAATCGTGAGGCTCTCGAAGCGTTGCTTAAAATTTCTGAAAAGCTCCCATGGGTGGAGTTCTACATTGCTGGCTCTGGAATGTTCAAGGGGAAAATGGATAATGTTATGTTTTTGGGCTTTGTTGAGAACCTTAACGAGTTTTTTAAGCTTGGAGACCTGGCGGTAGCCCCCTTAAAGCGCGGAGCAGGGGTTAAACTTAAAATAGTCGATTATCTGTCTCGTGGTATACCTGTAGTCACAACCTCCATCGGAGCTCAGGGCTTGGAGCTCACAAACGAAAAGAATGCTGTTGTTGTGGATGACCTGGAAGAAATGGCACGTAGAGTGGAATTTCTTTTCGAAAACCCAAAATACAAACGGAAGATTGGCCTGCTCGGTAGGAGACATGTTGAGAGGCTCCTTTCTAGAGAACAGGCTGGAAAGAACTTGATGGATTGCATTAGATGGGAGAAAGAGTTAATTTAA
- a CDS encoding glycosyltransferase family 2 protein — MSMRSMKNRNYILVTPAKNEEKTLPLLAKSIVNQSIRPKLWVIVDDNSTDKTPEIVDRLASEYEWIVGHHLEDNEVEYNPVFRNAVTYREGLKKALEMSKRLAIPFGYIGIVDADFILERRFFEKLILRFLKEPSLGIVSGGVYYKKNGRLVWEKSNPNFPRGSPRLIRFECFFDIGGYPLEPAPDLVAYYLARIKGWRTFQVVNAIGVELRPTGTRGNVIERYKKQGFVSYYIGIPPLSECFYSIYLILFDDVQKGIGHFIGYFRALFRREYQISTPLIRHFVEEDFSIKTMFKKFWLLNL, encoded by the coding sequence ATGTCCATGAGGAGTATGAAAAATAGAAATTACATTCTAGTAACCCCAGCCAAGAATGAAGAAAAAACATTGCCTCTCCTTGCTAAGAGCATAGTGAATCAAAGTATCCGGCCAAAGCTTTGGGTTATAGTTGATGACAATAGTACTGATAAGACCCCTGAGATAGTTGACAGACTGGCTTCAGAATATGAGTGGATTGTTGGTCACCATCTTGAAGACAATGAGGTAGAATATAACCCGGTATTTAGGAATGCGGTTACTTATAGGGAAGGTTTAAAAAAAGCTCTTGAGATGTCTAAACGGCTAGCAATACCATTTGGTTATATAGGTATTGTTGATGCAGATTTTATACTTGAACGGAGGTTTTTTGAAAAGCTTATACTCCGCTTTCTAAAAGAGCCCAGCTTAGGGATTGTTAGCGGAGGGGTTTACTATAAAAAAAATGGTCGTCTTGTGTGGGAGAAGTCAAATCCCAATTTTCCTAGAGGCAGTCCTCGTTTAATACGCTTTGAATGTTTTTTTGACATCGGGGGATATCCCTTAGAGCCTGCTCCTGATCTGGTAGCATACTACCTTGCAAGAATTAAAGGATGGAGAACATTTCAAGTCGTTAATGCTATAGGTGTTGAACTTCGACCCACGGGAACGAGAGGAAATGTTATCGAGAGATATAAAAAACAGGGATTTGTTAGTTATTATATTGGTATACCACCATTATCTGAGTGCTTTTATTCTATCTATCTGATTTTGTTTGATGATGTTCAAAAAGGCATAGGACATTTTATTGGTTATTTCCGTGCATTGTTTAGACGAGAATACCAAATCTCAACACCACTAATACGGCATTTCGTTGAAGAGGATTTCAGCATTAAGACCATGTTTAAAAAGTTCTGGCTTTTGAATCTATGA